The Dreissena polymorpha isolate Duluth1 chromosome 2, UMN_Dpol_1.0, whole genome shotgun sequence nucleotide sequence ttttgggggaaaaatccaccattcttccgtgatgtttttctttgcaatagaaaaggatacatcATCAGTGTtgccataccacgtggtccgtgacgtcattttggctagcacgccaagtagaaaattgtaaacattgcctccgctaagaaatttcaaatccacgtaagtatcttattatttactctattttgacgaaataaagcgcaACATGTTTCTAATATAATCCTGCCCAAAAAAAGCAAACAAGTACAAATATACTTCAGAATCTTTCACAAAAGTATACAACGATCAAAGAAACATGTGTTGATATGTTGCGTCAAATGTGCCATTTTATATCAATCAGTTCGTCTTAACGATAGTGGAGTTATTGTGGACTGTTCATCGAAATCAACAGATTAAATTGAAACCAGACTCCAGAAGGGTGTGTCAGACAGTCGCCAGATAAAGTTGGAACTTTTTTTAGACATAGTCTCTCTATCAGATTCCGaagctttttttttaagtttcacatTTTTTATAGCACGTGTGCAAGACAGCATCGAAGCTAttgtatttgttgtgttttatggCACATAATCaagaaaatattttgaaattcaaattatatttctttattaactCGACAATAACATCGCTTCAGGAACATAGTTTTTAAGAACTGGTCGTTttagccgaatatcgacttgtcgtgcttgccttgaatttcgttgcttgtcgtaTTAGCAAAAATTTTGGTGTTCATTATAAATGTCATTAGATGATGTTTCAAGATATTTTTGTCGgccaaaacacattttatatggaattattcaCGTCCGCATATTTTGGTACActgcaaaaatgaatataaaacggatattttggaagatttaaaatgtgcttgtcgtgcttgcgtgcattgtaacgtaaaaaaCTAGAAAattgcctcgaatgatagaccaAACTACTCATCTGGTGTCAAATATTTCTATAACTGGAAATAGTACTCAACTTTACCcatagcctgcgctttatttcgtcaaaaaagagtaaataataagatacttacgtggatttgaagtttcttagcggaggcaatgtttacaattttctacttggcgtgctagccaaaatggcgccacggaccacgtggtatggccacactgatcatttataaactcgaccatgtgccttgtctaaaaaactattctttattatataactttcaaaataactgatgaacttacctctcgcgcgtggcttttgttattatctggtatcgaagtgccatctgttatcaaagtatccgcatgcCCAGCGTGTTTACCAGAACTTAATTATTTGAACACCAATAATTTCTCCGAACGTAGGCAAAGAAGCCAAAAAGTAACTTACTGAACAATGCCATCTGTGCCCAAAGCGTTGTGAAACATAGATAAACAAAAATCGTACTTTACTGACGAAAACCTATAAACCAACTGCGCTCTGAAAAGGGGGCAAATTGTGCACTTgcatatgattattatttctagGAACAGTTTGACCAACCACAATGCAGGAATGGCCATTCAATGGATAAATTCAAAGTTcattttctaaatattgaaagCACGCATCTCTCTCGTAACCCCTAATCCTTGGCATGAACCAGGCCGCAGTAGAATAACATTGCCGCGGGCAGTTGACATGATATATGGCTATCAAAATGATAAACCCAATTAATTAGAACTTGTACACACATTCGCAGTCTGAAACATAACGACTTAAACGATCGTTTGCACTAATAAGTCATCTATAATTACGACCTATTACAATTAAAGTAAATCGAGTGTTCGTTATATTGTCACCCCTTTCAGTTGAAGACCGGTCAATGTTTTCCTATACGACACATTTACTTACAATTCCTGTCCTCTATGATGCCGAGTTTTAAACATGTGTAGCTCGTTCACACAACTTAATAAGTCGTTCGCGAGAGTAAATTGTATCGTTCCAATGACTTAGACATTCTGTACTATTGTCTTCATGTGCGATGCACGAAAACTACCCGACTTTGTGTATTTTGTAGGTCAGATCAAAGAAGCTCCTTTTATATGTTACAATTTGTGAAACTAGGAATTTCACGACATCCCAAAACGATTAAGGATTTTCGTGAAATGACTGTTTCACTTTGGGACTTCACAAAATGCCTATTTTTCTTAGAAATTTCGCGAAATCGTTGAAAATGGGGACAAAAATTTACACAGTTTTACTAGAGGCCTTAATGAGGTTTCAGGAAATGTGTGAAATGTCCTTGTTTGATTTTCatgattacataattatattgctttcTGTTTAATAGTGTAGTTAGAAGTTAAAACGATACCATTGTaaacacatattgataagtttgttttttgttttgttttttgaagtttttatatGATCTTATAATAATTAACTTAATTATGAGccgcgtcattcgaaaatgggcTGTATGCCCGAtgcgctataaagtcacgcaaggtttcgtggtctccttgacggacagggtagctccttaccagaatGCGCGGAGCTAatctggccgcatatggcatatgacccattttcgcaGGAGGCGGGTCATATTGTTTAGTCTGTATATGTGACTTGATAACAATTCAAATTGACTTTCTGGGCTATTAAAATGTGTTAAGTGTGAATACGGTAGACATTTTGTTTAACCAATTTAGAAAGTTATTATAATTTGTAGGGTTGCATGCGTTCACTTGCTTGCAATACAATTTCATAACTAGTTTATGAAAGTAATCTTTCAGGCTCATAATATGAGTTCTTATGTTAATGAAAATTGCTTCAAATTATCAACCAAGAAACATCAAAATGACATCACCTTTATTGACAGCAATTTACCATAAGTCAATTGTCAGGGTACACTTCATCCATCCATGTACAGGAATTCTAAGTTCTTAAAATGTCCATCTTTTGAAATAGAAGATGCCATAACAGCCTGacgtgtaaaaataaataaatgtgccaAGTGATTGACATGTGGTATTTCAAAAAAGTGTACTTAAACACATACAAGTTTTAATAATTCCTAGACGATACAAAATATGTAGCAAACAAGTGctctatttttgttttactgaCATGTGTCCATTTCGAAATTGAGAAATAAAATGAGATTGATCTACTATAATGGGAACTATCAAATATGTACAATTTTACGTGTTGAGTAGAGATATGAGATTGATTTATGTGAGAAATTATTTTGTCTCAATATGTGAAGTATGAAAACAGTGTGAAATATCTTGTTAGAGTTCATATTGGTGCAGGTTTACAAagatttttgaataaaaaaatgtggtAATTTCAGTCGCATTTATTTTACAATTGAGAAAAAAGCTGAAATCGTTTCAGGAATTTCATGAAATAACGGAAGGCATTTTTCAGTCATTTCATGAGGTTCCTGAAGAAATCAGGCATTTTGTGAAGTCCCTAAGTGAAACAGTCATTTCAAGAAAATCCTGAATCGATTAGGAATTTTCTTGAAATTCCCAGTTTCACAGATTTACTGTAACATACAGACTTCTAAAGAaatcttttttgtttctttttttttgattCAGTTctttgaaaatagaaaaaaataatatgcgttgattttcgtgTTTTTGTGacgaattaaaaacaaaacactgcaCGATATTTTATACAATTAAGACACATGTGAGCTGTCGTACTAACTAATATGAATAAAAAGGAATACCGAGCTTTCCAACTTGAACTAAGTTAGTCTAATTATTGCAGAGATACATCACTGCTGCTCCGAATGGCAGATCTAATCTCTCAGCAACATCAGAGAGGCGGCGCTCTCTTTGATTGGCATCGTCGAAATTTGGTAGGTAGTTCTAGCAGGCGAAGAGTGTTCAGTACCGGACGGGTTGTGTTGTGAGTAGGTGATGTGCTGGGATTAAACGGAAATTAACGGAATAATGGCCCTCGCGTTGGATAACAGTGGCTTATATCAAAATGGAAACTGGTTCTTCATGACGGATGGACAGGGGCCGAGTACGTCCATGTACGCTAGCAGCGTGAATGACCCTTGGACGTCCACCATAAGCCTGAATCCACAGCTGACATCCGCGGGCATGACCTCATTGTTCAAGTACCCGCGCCAGCCCGACCCTTGGACCACCAGCACACTGGGCTACAGTCTGGGCACAATGACAGCGGTAGGTTGGCGCAACCGCCTTTGACATCACGTTTAATCCAGGCTACTCTCTTAAGCGGATAGTGctaatgttcaatattgaatgtCGATGAACAAAAAGGGATTATTATTACGATTTTTAAACCGTTGTTTTCACTTAAGACGTAATATCATAAAACTATATGTTTGACTTTAGGTATGTATTCTTTGGACAAAAGCAGCCATAGTTTTGTTTATGTGTAAGTCAACAATCTTAGTAAGGCTAATAGGCCTAATTAAAGTGAAGTGCagaaaatatacaatttaatagtTCCGTTTGCACTTGTTACATGACTTGTTTTCTAAGCTTGAGTTATTTTTTGGGAAATATTGCCAAACACAACGAAAACACTAAACAATATAGAAAATGCATACACCAGGTACATATTTTTGGCCTATGAacaaatgcatataaatataaaatgcatggATTTTTTTGGTGCACATCTATTCTAAAATAGAATCAAAAGCTCACAATTGTGTGTTCAACCTGTTTTCGTCTTAATTGGGTTGGTTAAATACATAATGTGAACAGTATTTTAACTGTAACATGGTGACTCAGCCCCTTCTCCAATCTACAGCAACTAATTAAACTGAATGAATGAAGGTCAATGTTACTGATGTTTTTTTGGCAACTATTTGTAGTTTAAAATATATGACTATGTATTTTTCtttatgtaaataacatttatatatttgtgttatttatgtCTGTCAAGACATACCATTTTGTGTTTGCATATGAGCTGATAAGCACCATACTAATAAGCCATAGGCTTGCATCTTTCAAGAACATGTGTTTCATATCATGTTTCCAGTGCTACATCAAGCCTAGGTAAAGGCTTTCACTGTAATCAAGTCATACACAACAGGGCTTGGGAAATATCCAATCCAGGTTTACTGATGATTTCACCATTTAGGAGACTTGTTTATGTGAATGATTCTGTTAACACAAGGTTACATATTTGTGTAAAATcaggtggagggggggggggctggaGCTTTTGGTGCGGTAGGGTCatattgaaatatgtaaattTCGTGAGGCTAAATTTGTGCTTGTTTTGGCttgaattatttgttatattgagGGCTGAATCTGAAGTATCTGCCTACAGATGTATATAAGAGATAAAACAATGTCAGGCTATGCCTTCTATAAGCCTTGATTGTAAAGGTAACCATGACTAACATCTGTGTTTCAGAACCCGTACCAGACCCCCATGTCTGACCTTACAGACCAGTTCAGTGACCTATGTCTGTCAGTGCCCAAACCCAGCAAAAGACCACCCTCCACATACTTGTGTCATCTTTGCTTCACCAAAGGTCATTATATCAAGGATTGCCCACAGGTAATAGAAagtaaattttgtcaatttttatgtttgtgtgtatgtacatgtatacaaaaaaatTAGTTCATATCTGTTAGATAAATGTTTTTTTGGGGGATTAATTTATCATGAAAACTAATTGTTCATGTTTAACTGGCCacacataacatatttttgtgtaaaatacatgtacatgtaaaattattatttgtcAGATCTACCACATGCACTAAAGTTTTAAATGTAAGATAATCTTGGGTCAAGATAATCAATAAGGTTTACTAGCACTATGAATTGGTTATTCCTGAGTGCGATATTGAAATGCTGTCTACTTGACCGTGTagtcaatatataaaaaatacacaatttcaATGTTGAAACTCTAATTGGCCACCTGTTTCCAAGcaatattattattgtatgtttaattGGCAATTGTATGCCTGTAATATCAATGGTTATATAGCATTTTGATGATTTTGTGTCTGATAGGTGACATTTGTGTACACTCAATATTAATGGTTAATCTCAGACTTACCACATTGTTAAAATTTGTTATATTCATGcaatattaattgtatatatcTGTTTGGTCCCCTGATTTTATGCatgcaataataaaattaaaatctgTATGGCTTATTTTGTAtatactttattaatattttattggttTGGTCTTGAGAATACATGCAATATAAATGGTTTA carries:
- the LOC127870255 gene encoding zinc finger CCHC domain-containing protein 24-like, with the protein product MALALDNSGLYQNGNWFFMTDGQGPSTSMYASSVNDPWTSTISLNPQLTSAGMTSLFKYPRQPDPWTTSTLGYSLGTMTANPYQTPMSDLTDQFSDLCLSVPKPSKRPPSTYLCHLCFTKGHYIKDCPQARPKGEGLTPYQGKKRCFGEYKCPKCKRKWMSGNSWANMGQECIKCHINVYPHKQRPLEKPDGLDVSDQSKVHPQHLCGKCKMLGYYCRRMD